A DNA window from Primulina tabacum isolate GXHZ01 chromosome 12, ASM2559414v2, whole genome shotgun sequence contains the following coding sequences:
- the LOC142520207 gene encoding subtilisin-like protease SBT3, translating into MASPHVAGVAALLKGANPDWSPAVIRSAIMTTAKLFDNLQNPIQEWGTNQTASPLAMGAGLVDPNQALDPGLVYDLDAQDYVNFLCGLNLSMHELHAITRSSHYACPPNPTLELNYPSFIAYFNCSGTKSVEFWRTLTNLGSFMSRYVAKVDAMQGFHVSVDPDTLVFKGKNDKKSYKLIVEGPCLNEGTVIHGHLKWVEVNGKHTVTSPIAVLNLSNG; encoded by the coding sequence ATGGCTTCCCCTCATGTAGCGGGAGTGGCAGCTTTGCTTAAGGGAGCCAACCCAGACTGGAGTCCCGCCGTGATAAGATCTGCGATCATGACAACTGCCAAGCTGTTCGACAATTTACAGAATCCCATTCAAGAATGGGGAACCAACCAAACTGCGTCTCCTTTGGCGATGGGGGCAGGGCTTGTTGATCCCAACCAAGCATTAGACCCAGGCCTTGTGTACGACTTGGATGCCCAGGATTATGTGAATTTTTTGTGTGGCCTAAATCTGAGCATGCATGAGCTTCATGCAATCACAAGGTCTTCACATTACGCCTGCCCCCCAAATCCTACACTTGAGCTCAACTACCCGTCCTTCATTGCATATTTCAACTGCAGTGGCACGAAGTCGGTCGAGTTTTGGAGGACTCTGACGAACTTGGGTAGCTTCATGTCCCGCTACGTGGCCAAAGTAGATGCGATGCAGGGATTCCATGTTAGTGTAGATCCAGATACACTTGTTTTCAAGGGCAAGAATGATAAAAAAAGCTACAAACTGATTGTGGAAGGGCCCTGTCTGAATGAGGGTACTGTTATTCATGGGCATCTGAAGTGGGTTGAAGTGAATGGAAAACATACTGTAACAAGTCCAATTGCAGTTCTGAATTTAAGTAATGGATAG